In the Leguminivora glycinivorella isolate SPB_JAAS2020 chromosome 14, LegGlyc_1.1, whole genome shotgun sequence genome, one interval contains:
- the LOC125233591 gene encoding protein BUD31 homolog produces the protein MPKVRRSRKSPPEGWELIEPTLEELEQKMREAETEPHEGKRKQESLWPIFKIHHQKSRYIYDLFYRRKAISRELYQYCLDEKIADANLIAKWKKTGYENLCCLRCIQTRDTNFATNCICRVPKSKLEEGRIVECVHCGCRGCSG, from the exons ATGCCAAAAGTTCGTCGTAGTCGTAAGTCACCCCCAGAGGGCTGGGAGCTTATCGAGCCAACTCTCGAAGAGTTGGAACAGAAGATGCGTGAAG CCGAAACTGAACCCCACGAAGGAAAGCGTAAACAAGAATCACTCTGGCCCATATTCAAGATTCATCACCAGAAATCTCGCTACATCTACGATCTGTTCTACCGACGAAAGGCCATCAGCCGCGAGCTCTATCAGTACTGCCTTGACGAAAAAATTGCAGACGCAAACCTAATCGCCAAATGGAAGAAGACAGGTTATGAAAATCTGTGCTGCTTGAGATGTATACAGACCCGTGACACCAATTTTGCTACAAATTGTATTTGCAGAGTGCCTAAGAGTAAGTTGGAAGAAGGCCGTATTGTGGAGTGTGTGCACTGTGGCTGCAGAGGATGCTCCGGGTAG
- the LOC125233590 gene encoding innexin inx2-like, translated as MIDLFMPFRAFLKLDNITIDNNVFRMHYKVTVIMLLVFTLLVSSKQFFGDPIHCMGDSDSDRDAINSYCWIYGTYTLKSRLKGVEGTHMTYRGVGTETGGKEDRIEHTYYQWVCCVLLGQSVMFYTPRYLWKLWEGGRLKVLASDLASPMVTKDWHECRRGELVSYLSHANMYSHNMYALRYAFCEILNLLNVVGQMFLLDIFLGGAFRNYGATVVAFTRVARDPYDVNDVDPMDQYFPKITKCIIRRYGPSGTAELRDRMCVLPLNIVNEKIFVIIWFWFIFLTFISTLAVLFRLLVLSSRPLRTVMMVGLLRHVKRSTVRRIVKRFGFGDWFVLYLLGKNVNPHVYKDLILELSKEIENRNSHRYSV; from the exons ATGATAGACCTTTTTATGCCCTTTCGGGCATTTCTAAAGTTAGATAATATTACTATTGACAACAACGTGTTTCGGATGCATTACAAAGTGACAGTAATTATGCTGCTGGTCTTCACGCTGTTGGTGTCTTCGAAGCAGTTCTTCGGAGATCCCATCCACTGCATGGgcgatagtgatagtgatagggACGCCATTAACAGCTACTGCTGGATCTATGGAACCTATACATTGAAGAGCAGATTAAAAG GCGTTGAAGGCACTCACATGACATACCGTGGAGTGGGCACTGAGACCGGAGGAAAGGAAGATCGGATCGAGCACACCTACTACCAGTGGGTCTGCTGTGTGCTGCTGGGCCAGTCTGTCATGTTCTACACTCCACGCTATCTCTGGAAGCTTTGGGAAGGTGGGCGGCTGAAGGTGCTAGCTTCTGATTTGG CAAGCCCCATGGTGACTAAGGACTGGCATGAGTGCCGCCGAGGGGAGCTGGTCTCCTATCTGTCACATGCCAATATGTACTCACACAACATGTACGCCCTGCGCTATGCCTTCTGCGAGATACTCAACCTTCTCAATGTG GTGGGGCAGATGTTTCTCCTGGACATATTCCTGGGCGGCGCGTTCCGCAACTACGGCGCCACTGTCGTGGCCTTCACGCGCGTCGCGAGAGACCCTTATGACGTTAACGATGTGGACCCCATGGACCAATACTTCCCCAAGATCACCAAGTGCATTATACGCCGTTACGGACCTTCCGGCACCGCAGAGTTAAGAGACCGCATGTGTGTTCTACCTTTAAACATAGTCAATGAGAAAATTTTTGTCATCATTTGGTTTTGGTTCATCTTTCTCACTTTCATCTCTACCTTGGCTGTTCTGTTCCGCTTACTCGTACTGTCATCCCGTCCTCTCCGCACTGTCATGATGGTGGGCCTCTTGCGACATGTCAAACGCAGTACTGTTCGCAGAATTGTGAAGCGCTTTGGGTTCGGGGACTGGTTTGTTCTCTATTTGCTGGGCAAAAATGTTAATCCCCATGTCTACAAAGACTTAATTCTTGAACTGTCGAAAGAAATAGAAAATCGTAATAGCCATCGCTATTCTGTTTAA